A region of Takifugu rubripes chromosome 6, fTakRub1.2, whole genome shotgun sequence DNA encodes the following proteins:
- the usp20 gene encoding ubiquitin carboxyl-terminal hydrolase 20 isoform X1 produces the protein MADQDICPHVDSIGEITKEDLLLKAKGTCQSCTAGGPNLWACLQSDCSYVGCGESYSDHSTLHAQAKKHNLTVNLTTFRIWCYVCEREVFLDHRATLVPVPAVSHHCKATEHKAAAQPAGHPLKGVPIAVAEEDGSESEEDELKPRGLTGMKNIGNSCYMNAALQALSNCPPLTQFFLDCSGLVRTDKKPALCKSYQKLISELWHKKRPSYVVPTSLSHGIKLVNPMFRGYAQQDTQEFLRCLMDQLHEELKEPLTECSMSGEGSDGEDIRDGEHSPSEDEFLSCDSGSSSDRGEGGGAGESELLLQDVCDGIAPPTGGSVGNSTGGVISEKERLKEKRVSGSPLRGGSQEMDEDADVDTAAEETVADRGEEEALTDTDSQNQEAHQITDTGPEQTQSNTPEPDNEASMAQPQSTHCSPVRTLQELQPKLSSSPPRSSPLRSAGPSYSFKKSQTMLSSKKKKQFHFRSVISDIFDGSILSLVQCLTCDRTKILNVSQVSTTVETFQDLSLPIPGKEDLAKLHSSIHQNLPVKTGTCPDSYNSQGWISYIMDSIRRFVVSCIPTWFWGPMVTLEDCLAAFFAADELKGDNMYSCERCKKLRNGVKYCKVLKLPEILCIHLKRFRHEVMYSFKIGSHVSFPLEGLNMQPFLAKDSPSQVTTYDLLSVICHHGTAGSGHYIAYCQNVINGQWYEFDDQYVTEVHETVVQNAEAYVLFYRKSSEESVRERQKVVALASMKEPSLLQFYISREWLNKFNTFAEPGPISNHTFLCQHGGIPPNKYQYIDDLVVIVPQNVWEYLYNRFGGGPAVNHLYMCAICQVEIEALAKRRKMEIDTFIKLNKEFQAEEAPTVILCISMQWFREWESFVKGKDNEPPGPVDNSKIGVMKGGHIQLKQGADYGQISEETWQYLLGIYGGGPEIAVRQTVTLPDSDSLHGERKIEAETRAL, from the exons ATGGCTGATCAAGACATTTGTCCGCACGTCGACTCAATAGGAGAGATAACCAAGGAAGACCTCCTACTGAAAGCTAAG GGAACTTGTCAGTCTTGTACAGCAGGGGGTCCAAACCTGTGGGCTTGTTTACAG AGTGATTGCTCATATGTTGGTTGTGGAGAATCCTACTCTGACCACAGCACCCTGCATGCACAG GCAAAGAAGCACAACCTGACAGTCAACCTGACCACATTCAGGATTTGGTGCTATGTATGTGAACGGGAGGTGTTTTTGGATCACAGGGCCACACTGGTACCTGTGCCTGCTGTTTCCCATCATTGCAAAGCTACAGAGCAT AAAGCTGCGGCTCAACCAGCAGGTCACCCACTGAAAGGTGTGCCAATTGCTGTGGCAGAAGAGGACGGTTCAGAATCAGAAGAGGATGAGCTGAAGCCCCGAG GCTTGACAGGGATGAAGAATATAGGAAACTCATGCTACATGAATGCAGCACTTCAAGCCTTGTCCAACTG TCCTCCTCTCACTCAGTTCTTCCTGGACTGCAGTGGTTTGGTTCGGACAGACAAAAAGCCCGCCCTCTGTAAGAGTTACCAAAAACTCATCTCAGAACTCTGGCATAAAAAACG GCCCAGCTATGTTGTTCCCACCAGTTTGTCACATGGCATCAAACTTGTAAATCCCATGTTTCGTGGCTATGCCCAGCAG GACACTCAGGAGTTCCTGCGCTGTTTGATGGACCAGTTACACGAAGAGTTAAAGGAGCCGCTGACTGAATGCAGCATGAGTGGAGAAGGAAGTGACGGAGAAGACATAAGAGATGGAGAACATTCCCCATCTGAGGATGAGTTTCTATCCTGCGATTCTGGTTCTAGCAGTgacaggggagagggggggggagcaggtgaGAGCGAGCTGCTCCTACAGGATGTGTGTGACGGCATCGCACCACCCACAGGAGGGTCAGTGGGCAACAGCACCGGCGGGGTCATCTCAGAGAAGGAGAGGTTGAAGGAAAAGAGGGTTTCTGGCTCACCCCTCCGTGGAGGCTCGCAGGAGATGGATGAGGATGCTGATGTGGATACAGCAGCTGAGGAGACTGTTGCTGacaggggagaagaagaagcattAACTGACACTGACAGTCAAAACCAGGAGGCCCACCAGATAACCGACACTGGACCAGAGCAAACCCAGAGCAACACCCCAG AACCAGACAATGAGGCTTCAATGGCCCAGCCCCAGTCCACTCACTGCAGTCCTGTGCGAACCCTTCAGGAGCTGCAGCCTAAACtgtcctccagtcctcctcGCTCGAGCCCCCTCCGCTCTGCTGGACCCTCATACTCGTTCAAAAAAT CTCAGACGATGCTTAgttccaagaagaagaaacaattCCACTTTCGCAGTGTGATTTCTGACATCTTTGATGGCTCCATCCTCAGTCTGGTCCAGTGTTTAACCTGTGATAGG ACCAAAATTCTGAATGTGTCACAGGTCTCTACAACAGTGGAAACATTTCAAGATTTGTCCCTCCCAATTCCCGGTAAAGAAGACTTGGCGAAACTCCACTCTTCCATACATCAGAATCTTCCTGTCAAAACAGGCACCTGCCCTGACTCCTACAACTCACAGGGATGGATCTCCTACATCATGGACTCTATACGCCG GTTTGTAGTCTCATGCATCCCCACTTGGTTTTGGGGGCCCATGGTAACTCTGGAGGACTGCCTTGCTGCCTTCTTTGCTGCAGATGAACTCAAAG GGGACAACATGTACAGCTGTGAGAGATGTAAAAA ATTGAGAAATGGTGTCAAATATTGTAAAGTGCTTAAGCTTCCAGAG ATTTTGTGCATTCACCTGAAACGCTTTAGGCATGAGGTGATGTACTCTTTTAAGATTGGCAGCCATGTTTCCTTCCCGCTGGAGGGCCTCAACATGCAGCCTTTTCTGGCCAAAGACAGTCCTTCTCAAGTCACCACATACGACCTGCTGTCAGTCATTTGTCACCATGGCACTGCAGGAA GTGGACATTACATTGCTTACTGTCAGAATGTGATCAACGGTCAGTGGTATGAGTTTGATGACCAGTATGTCACAGAGGTCCATGAGACAGTTGTGCAAAACGCTGAAGCCTACGTGTTGTTCTACAG GAAGAGCAGTGAGGAATCAGTGCGGGAGCGGCAGAAAGTGGTGGCCCTGGCCAGTATGAAGGAGCCCAGCCTGCTGCAGTTTTACATCTCCAGAGAATGGCTGAACAAGTTCAACACCTTTGCTGAACCCGGCCCCATCAGCAACCACACATTTCTTTGTCAGCATGGAG GGATTCCTCCCAATAAATACCAATACATAGATGACCTGGTTGTGATTGTTCCTCAAAATGTGTGGGAGTACCTTTACAACAG ATTTGGAGGCGGTCCAGCGGTGAATCACCTCTATATGTGCGCCATCTGCCAGGTGGAAATCGAAGCTCTGGCTAAGCGCAGAAAGATGGAAATAGACACTTTCATCAAG CTGAACAAAGAGTTCCAGGCAGAGGAGGCTCCAACAGTAATCCTGTGCATCAGCATGCAGTGGTTCCGAGAGTGGGAGAGCTTTGTGAAGGGCAAAGACAATG AGCCTCCAGGTCCTGTGGACAATAGTAAAATAGGTGTGATGAAAGGGGGACATATACAGCTGAAGCAGG GTGCAGACTATGGTCAGATTTCCGAGGAGACATGGCAGTACTTGTTGGGTATTTATGGCGGAGGACCTGAAATAGCAGTGAGACAGACAGTAACCCTGCCTGATTCTGACAGCCTGCACGGAGAGAGGAAAATCGAGGCAGAGACCAGAGCACTTTGA
- the usp20 gene encoding ubiquitin carboxyl-terminal hydrolase 20 isoform X2: MADQDICPHVDSIGEITKEDLLLKAKGTCQSCTAGGPNLWACLQSDCSYVGCGESYSDHSTLHAQAKKHNLTVNLTTFRIWCYVCEREVFLDHRATLVPVPAVSHHCKATEHKAAAQPAGHPLKGVPIAVAEEDGSESEEDELKPRGLTGMKNIGNSCYMNAALQALSNCPPLTQFFLDCSGLVRTDKKPALCKSYQKLISELWHKKRPSYVVPTSLSHGIKLVNPMFRGYAQQDTQEFLRCLMDQLHEELKEPLTECSMSGEGSDGEDIRDGEHSPSEDEFLSCDSGSSSDRGEGGGAGESELLLQDVCDGIAPPTGGSVGNSTGGVISEKERLKEKRVSGSPLRGGSQEMDEDADVDTAAEETVADRGEEEALTDTDSQNQEAHQITDTGPEQTQSNTPEPDNEASMAQPQSTHCSPVRTLQELQPKLSSSPPRSSPLRSAGPSYSFKKSQTMLSSKKKKQFHFRSVISDIFDGSILSLVQCLTCDRVSTTVETFQDLSLPIPGKEDLAKLHSSIHQNLPVKTGTCPDSYNSQGWISYIMDSIRRFVVSCIPTWFWGPMVTLEDCLAAFFAADELKGDNMYSCERCKKLRNGVKYCKVLKLPEILCIHLKRFRHEVMYSFKIGSHVSFPLEGLNMQPFLAKDSPSQVTTYDLLSVICHHGTAGSGHYIAYCQNVINGQWYEFDDQYVTEVHETVVQNAEAYVLFYRKSSEESVRERQKVVALASMKEPSLLQFYISREWLNKFNTFAEPGPISNHTFLCQHGGIPPNKYQYIDDLVVIVPQNVWEYLYNRFGGGPAVNHLYMCAICQVEIEALAKRRKMEIDTFIKLNKEFQAEEAPTVILCISMQWFREWESFVKGKDNEPPGPVDNSKIGVMKGGHIQLKQGADYGQISEETWQYLLGIYGGGPEIAVRQTVTLPDSDSLHGERKIEAETRAL, translated from the exons ATGGCTGATCAAGACATTTGTCCGCACGTCGACTCAATAGGAGAGATAACCAAGGAAGACCTCCTACTGAAAGCTAAG GGAACTTGTCAGTCTTGTACAGCAGGGGGTCCAAACCTGTGGGCTTGTTTACAG AGTGATTGCTCATATGTTGGTTGTGGAGAATCCTACTCTGACCACAGCACCCTGCATGCACAG GCAAAGAAGCACAACCTGACAGTCAACCTGACCACATTCAGGATTTGGTGCTATGTATGTGAACGGGAGGTGTTTTTGGATCACAGGGCCACACTGGTACCTGTGCCTGCTGTTTCCCATCATTGCAAAGCTACAGAGCAT AAAGCTGCGGCTCAACCAGCAGGTCACCCACTGAAAGGTGTGCCAATTGCTGTGGCAGAAGAGGACGGTTCAGAATCAGAAGAGGATGAGCTGAAGCCCCGAG GCTTGACAGGGATGAAGAATATAGGAAACTCATGCTACATGAATGCAGCACTTCAAGCCTTGTCCAACTG TCCTCCTCTCACTCAGTTCTTCCTGGACTGCAGTGGTTTGGTTCGGACAGACAAAAAGCCCGCCCTCTGTAAGAGTTACCAAAAACTCATCTCAGAACTCTGGCATAAAAAACG GCCCAGCTATGTTGTTCCCACCAGTTTGTCACATGGCATCAAACTTGTAAATCCCATGTTTCGTGGCTATGCCCAGCAG GACACTCAGGAGTTCCTGCGCTGTTTGATGGACCAGTTACACGAAGAGTTAAAGGAGCCGCTGACTGAATGCAGCATGAGTGGAGAAGGAAGTGACGGAGAAGACATAAGAGATGGAGAACATTCCCCATCTGAGGATGAGTTTCTATCCTGCGATTCTGGTTCTAGCAGTgacaggggagagggggggggagcaggtgaGAGCGAGCTGCTCCTACAGGATGTGTGTGACGGCATCGCACCACCCACAGGAGGGTCAGTGGGCAACAGCACCGGCGGGGTCATCTCAGAGAAGGAGAGGTTGAAGGAAAAGAGGGTTTCTGGCTCACCCCTCCGTGGAGGCTCGCAGGAGATGGATGAGGATGCTGATGTGGATACAGCAGCTGAGGAGACTGTTGCTGacaggggagaagaagaagcattAACTGACACTGACAGTCAAAACCAGGAGGCCCACCAGATAACCGACACTGGACCAGAGCAAACCCAGAGCAACACCCCAG AACCAGACAATGAGGCTTCAATGGCCCAGCCCCAGTCCACTCACTGCAGTCCTGTGCGAACCCTTCAGGAGCTGCAGCCTAAACtgtcctccagtcctcctcGCTCGAGCCCCCTCCGCTCTGCTGGACCCTCATACTCGTTCAAAAAAT CTCAGACGATGCTTAgttccaagaagaagaaacaattCCACTTTCGCAGTGTGATTTCTGACATCTTTGATGGCTCCATCCTCAGTCTGGTCCAGTGTTTAACCTGTGATAGG GTCTCTACAACAGTGGAAACATTTCAAGATTTGTCCCTCCCAATTCCCGGTAAAGAAGACTTGGCGAAACTCCACTCTTCCATACATCAGAATCTTCCTGTCAAAACAGGCACCTGCCCTGACTCCTACAACTCACAGGGATGGATCTCCTACATCATGGACTCTATACGCCG GTTTGTAGTCTCATGCATCCCCACTTGGTTTTGGGGGCCCATGGTAACTCTGGAGGACTGCCTTGCTGCCTTCTTTGCTGCAGATGAACTCAAAG GGGACAACATGTACAGCTGTGAGAGATGTAAAAA ATTGAGAAATGGTGTCAAATATTGTAAAGTGCTTAAGCTTCCAGAG ATTTTGTGCATTCACCTGAAACGCTTTAGGCATGAGGTGATGTACTCTTTTAAGATTGGCAGCCATGTTTCCTTCCCGCTGGAGGGCCTCAACATGCAGCCTTTTCTGGCCAAAGACAGTCCTTCTCAAGTCACCACATACGACCTGCTGTCAGTCATTTGTCACCATGGCACTGCAGGAA GTGGACATTACATTGCTTACTGTCAGAATGTGATCAACGGTCAGTGGTATGAGTTTGATGACCAGTATGTCACAGAGGTCCATGAGACAGTTGTGCAAAACGCTGAAGCCTACGTGTTGTTCTACAG GAAGAGCAGTGAGGAATCAGTGCGGGAGCGGCAGAAAGTGGTGGCCCTGGCCAGTATGAAGGAGCCCAGCCTGCTGCAGTTTTACATCTCCAGAGAATGGCTGAACAAGTTCAACACCTTTGCTGAACCCGGCCCCATCAGCAACCACACATTTCTTTGTCAGCATGGAG GGATTCCTCCCAATAAATACCAATACATAGATGACCTGGTTGTGATTGTTCCTCAAAATGTGTGGGAGTACCTTTACAACAG ATTTGGAGGCGGTCCAGCGGTGAATCACCTCTATATGTGCGCCATCTGCCAGGTGGAAATCGAAGCTCTGGCTAAGCGCAGAAAGATGGAAATAGACACTTTCATCAAG CTGAACAAAGAGTTCCAGGCAGAGGAGGCTCCAACAGTAATCCTGTGCATCAGCATGCAGTGGTTCCGAGAGTGGGAGAGCTTTGTGAAGGGCAAAGACAATG AGCCTCCAGGTCCTGTGGACAATAGTAAAATAGGTGTGATGAAAGGGGGACATATACAGCTGAAGCAGG GTGCAGACTATGGTCAGATTTCCGAGGAGACATGGCAGTACTTGTTGGGTATTTATGGCGGAGGACCTGAAATAGCAGTGAGACAGACAGTAACCCTGCCTGATTCTGACAGCCTGCACGGAGAGAGGAAAATCGAGGCAGAGACCAGAGCACTTTGA